One Oncorhynchus clarkii lewisi isolate Uvic-CL-2024 unplaced genomic scaffold, UVic_Ocla_1.0 unplaced_contig_13835_pilon_pilon, whole genome shotgun sequence DNA segment encodes these proteins:
- the LOC139395961 gene encoding uncharacterized protein: MAKAIQHCNSSKSRATSCSTGSNVDPSLTRHQAIEIHPLEDINVDLNEEGTVRRWTVGTNNLKANKTVLLMGATGVGISTLINYIANYILGVNFEDNKRFQLIPDEKKSQTASQTTAITVYDIFGHEGGRVPFSVTIIDTPGFGDTNGIEQDQLITKNLQELFESKNGVHQIDAVCFVVREDEVRLTLTQRYIFESILSIFGKDIENNILALITFARGGKHPPCS; the protein is encoded by the coding sequence GGCCACAAGCTGTAGCACTGGATCAAATGTAGACCCTTCGCTAACTAGACACCAGGCGATTGAAATTCATCCATTGGAAGATATCAATGTAGACCTGAATGAGGAGGGAACAGTTAGAAGATGGACAGTAGGCACAAATAATCTGAAGGCAAACAAAACAGTGTTACTCATGGGAGCGACTGGAGTGGGAATATCAACTCTCATCAATTATATTGCCAACTACATCCTTGGGGTCAATTTCGAGGACAATAAAAGATTCCAATTAATCCCAGATGAAAAAAAGAGTCAAACTGCATCTCAAACTACTGCCATCACTGTGTATGACATCTTTGGCCATGAAGGGGGCCGTGTTCCTTTTTCAGTTACAATCATCGACACTCCAGGATTTGGAGACACAAATGGGATTGAACAAGATCAACTCATTACTAAAAACCTTCAAGAATTGTTTGAGTCCAAAAATGGAGTGCACCAAATTGATGCCGTCTGTTTTGTTGTTAGAGAGGATGAGGTTCGTCTCACCCTCACCCAACGCTACATCTTTGAGTCCATCCTTTCCATATTTGGAAAAGACATTGAAAACAACATCCTGGCACTCATCACATTTGCAAGAGGAGGCAAGCATCCCCCCTGCTCTTAA